The Mobula birostris isolate sMobBir1 chromosome 1, sMobBir1.hap1, whole genome shotgun sequence genome contains a region encoding:
- the tfap2a gene encoding transcription factor AP-2-alpha isoform X3, with translation MRMLWKLADNIKYEECEDRHDGTSNGTPRLPQLGTVSQSPYPTAPPLSHTPNTDFQPPYFPPPYQPIYPQSQDPYSHVNDPYSLNPLHPQPQPQHPTWPQRQNQEAGILHQHRALPQLAGLDPRRDYRRPEVLLHSTHGLDSGLGDSLPIHSIGHAIEDVQHVDDQGINIQDHTVIKKGPMSLSKSHSGVVTSISVNKDGLFGGVANPNEVFCSVPGRLSLLSSTSKYKVTVAEVQRRLSPPECLNASLLGGVLRRAKSKNGGRSLREKLDKIGLNLPAGRRKAANVTLLTSLVEGEAVHLARDFGYVCETEFPAKAIAEYVNRQHSDPNEQVTRKNMLLATKQICKEFTDLLTQDRSPLGNSRPAPILEPGIQSCLTHFSLITHGFGSPALCAAITALQNYLTEALKAMDKMYMNNTPNNHTGENPSKSGDKDEKHRK, from the exons ATGAGAATGCTGTGGAAATTAGCGGACAATATCAAATATGAAGAGTGTGAG GATCGACATGATGGAACCAGTAATGGGACTCCACGTTTGCCCCAGTTAGGGACAGTCAGCCAGTCTCCGTATCCGACCGCCCCGCCGCTGTCTCACACCCCTAACACGGATTTCCAGCCACCTTACTTCCCTCCACCGTACCAACCCATCTACCCGCAATCGCAGGACCCTTATTCCCATGTGAACGACCCCTACTCGCTCAACCCTCTGCACCCGCAGCCGCAGCCGCAGCACCCGACCTGGCCGCAGAGACAGAACCAAGAAGCCGGTATCCTGCACCAGCACCGCGCTCTGCCGCAGCTGGCTGGCTTGGACCCACGGAGGGACTACAGGCGGCCTGAGGTCCTGCTACATAGCACCCACGGACTCGATTCCGGCCTTGGAGATTCATTACCCATCCACAGCATCGGACACGCCATCGAGGATGTGCAG CATGTTGATGATCAAGGTATTAACATCCAGGACCACACCGTTATTAAAAAAG GTCCCATGTCCCTATCGAAGTCACACAGTGGGGTTGTCACCTCGATCTCAGTCAATAAGGACGGACTCTTTGGCGGGGTTGCGAACCCAAACGAGGTGTTCTGTTCAGTTCCGGGTCGCCTCTCCCTCCTCAGTTCAACATCAAAGTACAAGGTGACGGTGGCGGAAGTGCAGAGACGCCTCTCTCCGCCTGAGTGTCTCAATGCCTCGTTACTGGGAGGAGTGCTTAGGAG AGCAAAATCTAAAAACGGAGGACGGTCATTAAGAGAAAAATTAGACAAAATTGGATTAAATTTACCAGCCGGTAGACGCAAAGCTGCAAATGTAACGCTACTAACATCACTTGTTGAGG GTGAAGCCGTGCACCTTGCCCGTGATTTTGGCTACGTTTGCGAAACAGAGTTCCCAGCCAAAGCAATAGCCGAGTACGTCAACCGACAACACTCCGATCCCAACGAACAAGTGACGCGCAAAAACATGTTACTGGCAACAAA ACAAATCTGCAAAGAGTTTACAGACTTGCTGACACAAGACCGATCTCCTTTGGGGAACTCACGACCTGCCCCGATCTTGGAACCTGGTATTCAGAGCTGCCTGACCCACTTCAGTTTAATCACACACGGCTTCGGGAGTCCGGCTCTGTGCGCTGCTATAACTGCCTTACAGAACTATCTCACCGAAGCACTGAAAGCCATGGACAAAATGTACATGAACAATACTCCCAACAACCACACGGGTGAAAATCCCAGTAAAAGCGGAGACAAAGACGAGAAACACAGAAAGTAG
- the tfap2a gene encoding transcription factor AP-2-alpha isoform X2 yields MDQATNDPRSGQNASPGKDLKRKRAESPGSLSLVRKRVPADMPLAFSGFSHENEDRHDGTSNGTPRLPQLGTVSQSPYPTAPPLSHTPNTDFQPPYFPPPYQPIYPQSQDPYSHVNDPYSLNPLHPQPQPQHPTWPQRQNQEAGILHQHRALPQLAGLDPRRDYRRPEVLLHSTHGLDSGLGDSLPIHSIGHAIEDVQHVDDQGINIQDHTVIKKGPMSLSKSHSGVVTSISVNKDGLFGGVANPNEVFCSVPGRLSLLSSTSKYKVTVAEVQRRLSPPECLNASLLGGVLRRAKSKNGGRSLREKLDKIGLNLPAGRRKAANVTLLTSLVEGEAVHLARDFGYVCETEFPAKAIAEYVNRQHSDPNEQVTRKNMLLATKQICKEFTDLLTQDRSPLGNSRPAPILEPGIQSCLTHFSLITHGFGSPALCAAITALQNYLTEALKAMDKMYMNNTPNNHTGENPSKSGDKDEKHRK; encoded by the exons ATGGACCAGGCTACTAATGACCCAAGATCAGGGCAGAACGCATCTCCAGGAAAAGATCTCAAAAGGAAGAGAGCTGAGAGCCCGGGTAGCCTCTCGCTAGTCAGGAAACGAGTGCCCGCCGACATGCCTTTAGCATTCTCTGGATTTTCACACGAAAACGAG GATCGACATGATGGAACCAGTAATGGGACTCCACGTTTGCCCCAGTTAGGGACAGTCAGCCAGTCTCCGTATCCGACCGCCCCGCCGCTGTCTCACACCCCTAACACGGATTTCCAGCCACCTTACTTCCCTCCACCGTACCAACCCATCTACCCGCAATCGCAGGACCCTTATTCCCATGTGAACGACCCCTACTCGCTCAACCCTCTGCACCCGCAGCCGCAGCCGCAGCACCCGACCTGGCCGCAGAGACAGAACCAAGAAGCCGGTATCCTGCACCAGCACCGCGCTCTGCCGCAGCTGGCTGGCTTGGACCCACGGAGGGACTACAGGCGGCCTGAGGTCCTGCTACATAGCACCCACGGACTCGATTCCGGCCTTGGAGATTCATTACCCATCCACAGCATCGGACACGCCATCGAGGATGTGCAG CATGTTGATGATCAAGGTATTAACATCCAGGACCACACCGTTATTAAAAAAG GTCCCATGTCCCTATCGAAGTCACACAGTGGGGTTGTCACCTCGATCTCAGTCAATAAGGACGGACTCTTTGGCGGGGTTGCGAACCCAAACGAGGTGTTCTGTTCAGTTCCGGGTCGCCTCTCCCTCCTCAGTTCAACATCAAAGTACAAGGTGACGGTGGCGGAAGTGCAGAGACGCCTCTCTCCGCCTGAGTGTCTCAATGCCTCGTTACTGGGAGGAGTGCTTAGGAG AGCAAAATCTAAAAACGGAGGACGGTCATTAAGAGAAAAATTAGACAAAATTGGATTAAATTTACCAGCCGGTAGACGCAAAGCTGCAAATGTAACGCTACTAACATCACTTGTTGAGG GTGAAGCCGTGCACCTTGCCCGTGATTTTGGCTACGTTTGCGAAACAGAGTTCCCAGCCAAAGCAATAGCCGAGTACGTCAACCGACAACACTCCGATCCCAACGAACAAGTGACGCGCAAAAACATGTTACTGGCAACAAA ACAAATCTGCAAAGAGTTTACAGACTTGCTGACACAAGACCGATCTCCTTTGGGGAACTCACGACCTGCCCCGATCTTGGAACCTGGTATTCAGAGCTGCCTGACCCACTTCAGTTTAATCACACACGGCTTCGGGAGTCCGGCTCTGTGCGCTGCTATAACTGCCTTACAGAACTATCTCACCGAAGCACTGAAAGCCATGGACAAAATGTACATGAACAATACTCCCAACAACCACACGGGTGAAAATCCCAGTAAAAGCGGAGACAAAGACGAGAAACACAGAAAGTAG
- the tfap2a gene encoding transcription factor AP-2-alpha isoform X1 produces the protein MDQATNDPRSGQNASPGKDLKRKRAESPGSLSLVRKRVPADMPLAFSGFSHENEVSLFFPPDELRSDCPQMLVHSFSAMDRHDGTSNGTPRLPQLGTVSQSPYPTAPPLSHTPNTDFQPPYFPPPYQPIYPQSQDPYSHVNDPYSLNPLHPQPQPQHPTWPQRQNQEAGILHQHRALPQLAGLDPRRDYRRPEVLLHSTHGLDSGLGDSLPIHSIGHAIEDVQHVDDQGINIQDHTVIKKGPMSLSKSHSGVVTSISVNKDGLFGGVANPNEVFCSVPGRLSLLSSTSKYKVTVAEVQRRLSPPECLNASLLGGVLRRAKSKNGGRSLREKLDKIGLNLPAGRRKAANVTLLTSLVEGEAVHLARDFGYVCETEFPAKAIAEYVNRQHSDPNEQVTRKNMLLATKQICKEFTDLLTQDRSPLGNSRPAPILEPGIQSCLTHFSLITHGFGSPALCAAITALQNYLTEALKAMDKMYMNNTPNNHTGENPSKSGDKDEKHRK, from the exons ATGGACCAGGCTACTAATGACCCAAGATCAGGGCAGAACGCATCTCCAGGAAAAGATCTCAAAAGGAAGAGAGCTGAGAGCCCGGGTAGCCTCTCGCTAGTCAGGAAACGAGTGCCCGCCGACATGCCTTTAGCATTCTCTGGATTTTCACACGAAAACGAG GTCTCTCTCTTTTTTCCCCCTGACGAGCTCAGATCAGACTGTCCGCAGATGTTAGTGCACAGTTTCTCGGCTATG GATCGACATGATGGAACCAGTAATGGGACTCCACGTTTGCCCCAGTTAGGGACAGTCAGCCAGTCTCCGTATCCGACCGCCCCGCCGCTGTCTCACACCCCTAACACGGATTTCCAGCCACCTTACTTCCCTCCACCGTACCAACCCATCTACCCGCAATCGCAGGACCCTTATTCCCATGTGAACGACCCCTACTCGCTCAACCCTCTGCACCCGCAGCCGCAGCCGCAGCACCCGACCTGGCCGCAGAGACAGAACCAAGAAGCCGGTATCCTGCACCAGCACCGCGCTCTGCCGCAGCTGGCTGGCTTGGACCCACGGAGGGACTACAGGCGGCCTGAGGTCCTGCTACATAGCACCCACGGACTCGATTCCGGCCTTGGAGATTCATTACCCATCCACAGCATCGGACACGCCATCGAGGATGTGCAG CATGTTGATGATCAAGGTATTAACATCCAGGACCACACCGTTATTAAAAAAG GTCCCATGTCCCTATCGAAGTCACACAGTGGGGTTGTCACCTCGATCTCAGTCAATAAGGACGGACTCTTTGGCGGGGTTGCGAACCCAAACGAGGTGTTCTGTTCAGTTCCGGGTCGCCTCTCCCTCCTCAGTTCAACATCAAAGTACAAGGTGACGGTGGCGGAAGTGCAGAGACGCCTCTCTCCGCCTGAGTGTCTCAATGCCTCGTTACTGGGAGGAGTGCTTAGGAG AGCAAAATCTAAAAACGGAGGACGGTCATTAAGAGAAAAATTAGACAAAATTGGATTAAATTTACCAGCCGGTAGACGCAAAGCTGCAAATGTAACGCTACTAACATCACTTGTTGAGG GTGAAGCCGTGCACCTTGCCCGTGATTTTGGCTACGTTTGCGAAACAGAGTTCCCAGCCAAAGCAATAGCCGAGTACGTCAACCGACAACACTCCGATCCCAACGAACAAGTGACGCGCAAAAACATGTTACTGGCAACAAA ACAAATCTGCAAAGAGTTTACAGACTTGCTGACACAAGACCGATCTCCTTTGGGGAACTCACGACCTGCCCCGATCTTGGAACCTGGTATTCAGAGCTGCCTGACCCACTTCAGTTTAATCACACACGGCTTCGGGAGTCCGGCTCTGTGCGCTGCTATAACTGCCTTACAGAACTATCTCACCGAAGCACTGAAAGCCATGGACAAAATGTACATGAACAATACTCCCAACAACCACACGGGTGAAAATCCCAGTAAAAGCGGAGACAAAGACGAGAAACACAGAAAGTAG